The Ensifer adhaerens genome contains a region encoding:
- a CDS encoding LacI family DNA-binding transcriptional regulator — protein sequence MQRPTIKTIAQETGLSIATVSKALKHSPQVRPETRAIVIEAAERVGYELNMHGVQLRTGKTYQVAAIMTAPGPKQNEWEGVEYAQLLSGISWALEDSPYRVSLYAVRNFEESQAVIKQIVSLKKADGIIISGTRADDPRIRTMQAADFPFVTYGTSIHNAPHAYVDADNEQMIRVSMARLVERGHRRIALLNPLSDLSYGITRLEAYRHALEVAGLPYDPALVAHGRLTPAFGRENVLTMSELSNAPTAYICANEASALGAFSGFHERGLVHGRDAVINATDDLNVSQYFAPPITTYYLPISEPSSLLGAYILRRMEGEPPEALQTLLMPNLIERCDDRLNPNR from the coding sequence ATGCAGAGACCGACGATCAAGACCATCGCGCAGGAGACGGGGCTTTCCATCGCCACCGTGTCCAAGGCCCTGAAGCACTCGCCTCAGGTGCGCCCGGAAACGCGCGCGATCGTGATCGAGGCGGCCGAACGGGTCGGCTATGAACTCAACATGCACGGCGTGCAGTTGCGCACAGGCAAGACCTACCAGGTCGCCGCCATCATGACCGCGCCGGGTCCGAAGCAGAACGAATGGGAAGGCGTCGAATACGCCCAACTCTTGAGCGGCATTTCCTGGGCGCTGGAAGACAGTCCCTACCGCGTGTCGCTCTATGCTGTGCGGAATTTCGAGGAAAGCCAGGCGGTCATCAAGCAGATCGTGTCGCTGAAGAAGGCCGACGGCATCATCATCTCGGGCACACGTGCCGACGATCCGCGCATCCGCACGATGCAGGCGGCGGATTTTCCCTTCGTCACCTACGGCACCAGCATCCACAATGCACCGCATGCCTATGTCGATGCCGACAATGAACAGATGATCCGTGTGTCGATGGCGCGCCTGGTCGAGCGCGGTCATCGCCGTATCGCGCTGCTCAACCCACTCTCGGACTTGAGTTACGGCATCACCCGGCTCGAAGCCTACAGACATGCGCTTGAGGTGGCAGGCCTTCCCTATGACCCGGCGCTCGTCGCCCACGGCCGGCTGACGCCCGCCTTCGGCCGCGAGAACGTGCTGACCATGTCGGAGCTCAGCAATGCCCCGACCGCCTACATCTGCGCCAACGAAGCCTCGGCGCTCGGCGCCTTCTCAGGCTTTCACGAACGCGGGCTGGTGCACGGGCGCGACGCAGTCATCAACGCCACCGACGATCTCAACGTCAGCCAGTATTTCGCACCGCCGATCACCACCTACTACCTGCCGATCAGCGAACCGAGCAGCCTGCTCGGCGCCTATATCCTGAGGCGCATGGAGGGCGAGCCGCCGGAGGCGCTGCAGACGCTCCTGATGCCGAACCTGATCGAGCGCTGCGACGACCGCTTGAACCCGAACCGTTGA
- a CDS encoding beta-galactosidase, with protein MHMPMTRTNRFNAKEQQTDMLELGVCYYPEQWPRAKWEEDARRMVELGLAWVRIGEFAWAKIEPRPGEFHWEWLDEAIEVLGNAGLKVILGTPTAAPPKWLIDRHPDILPVDVNGVVRKFGARRHYCFSSRRYRIEAARISEAMAERYGKNIFVHAWQTDNEYGDHDTIYSYSDEAMRAFREWLAARYGTIEELNRAWGTAFWAMNYLTFDEIELPNNLVEEPSPTHIVDYIRFSSDQVKSFNKAQVDIIRKHSPGRPVTHNFMSQNTDFDHYKVGEDIDIASWDVYPMGGLLNGRLSAEDKGRYLRVGDPDQPAFNHDLYRAVGNGRVWVMEQQPGPVNWASHNQSPADGMVRLWTWLAYAHGVDMVSYFRWRQVPFAQEQFHAGLLLPNSEADQGYLEVAQVAEEMKRLPKGERREKAKVALLLDYNSRWATRALPQGRTYLASQIALDWYATVARVGVDVDIIGQHSDLEGYQLVLAPDLVIPDAAFVEKLAASGAKVLFGPRSGSKTEDMHIPEGLPPGPLASLIDISVARVESLPEFHAESVLYGNETYPAGVWRETVRTNETVLATFEGDYRNGAPALVGNDKARYLATAAGGDFLGKVIGDALGWASVEALADLGDLRITRRGKLSFAFNYGKTAVDVPAPAGATFHVGGRKLGPVDVAIWSE; from the coding sequence GTGCACATGCCCATGACCAGAACGAACCGCTTCAACGCCAAAGAACAGCAGACCGACATGCTGGAGCTCGGCGTCTGCTACTATCCGGAGCAGTGGCCGCGTGCGAAATGGGAAGAGGATGCGCGCCGCATGGTCGAGCTCGGCCTTGCCTGGGTGCGCATCGGCGAATTCGCCTGGGCGAAGATCGAGCCCCGTCCGGGCGAGTTCCATTGGGAATGGTTGGACGAGGCCATCGAAGTGCTCGGCAACGCCGGCCTCAAGGTAATTCTCGGAACTCCGACCGCCGCACCGCCGAAATGGCTGATCGATCGCCACCCGGACATCCTTCCCGTCGACGTCAACGGCGTGGTGCGCAAGTTCGGCGCCCGTCGCCACTACTGCTTCTCCAGCCGCCGCTACCGCATCGAGGCGGCGCGGATCTCCGAAGCCATGGCCGAGCGCTACGGCAAGAACATCTTCGTGCATGCCTGGCAGACCGACAACGAATACGGCGACCACGACACGATCTACAGCTATTCCGACGAAGCGATGCGCGCCTTCCGTGAATGGCTGGCTGCGCGTTACGGCACCATCGAGGAACTGAACCGAGCTTGGGGCACAGCCTTCTGGGCGATGAACTACCTGACATTCGACGAAATTGAGCTTCCGAACAACCTCGTCGAAGAGCCGAGCCCGACCCATATCGTCGACTACATCCGCTTCTCCTCCGATCAGGTGAAGAGCTTCAACAAGGCGCAGGTCGACATCATCCGCAAGCACTCGCCGGGCCGACCGGTGACGCACAACTTCATGTCGCAGAACACCGACTTCGACCATTACAAGGTCGGCGAGGACATCGATATCGCCTCCTGGGATGTCTATCCGATGGGCGGCCTGCTCAACGGTCGTCTTTCAGCGGAAGACAAGGGGCGCTATCTGCGCGTCGGCGATCCTGACCAGCCGGCCTTCAACCACGATCTTTACCGCGCCGTCGGCAACGGCCGCGTCTGGGTGATGGAGCAGCAGCCGGGCCCTGTGAACTGGGCCTCGCACAACCAGTCGCCGGCCGACGGCATGGTCCGGCTGTGGACCTGGCTTGCCTATGCGCATGGCGTCGACATGGTCTCCTATTTCCGCTGGCGCCAGGTGCCGTTTGCGCAGGAGCAGTTCCACGCGGGCCTGCTGTTGCCGAACAGCGAAGCGGACCAGGGCTATCTTGAGGTCGCTCAGGTGGCCGAGGAAATGAAGCGGTTGCCGAAGGGCGAACGTCGCGAAAAGGCCAAGGTGGCGCTTCTACTGGACTACAATTCGCGTTGGGCGACCCGGGCGCTGCCGCAGGGTCGCACCTATCTGGCCTCGCAGATCGCGCTCGACTGGTATGCGACCGTCGCCCGCGTTGGCGTCGACGTCGACATCATCGGCCAGCACTCGGACCTCGAGGGGTACCAGCTGGTGCTGGCGCCCGATCTCGTCATCCCGGATGCGGCCTTCGTCGAAAAGCTCGCCGCTTCCGGCGCCAAGGTGCTCTTCGGACCGCGCAGCGGCAGCAAGACCGAGGACATGCACATTCCCGAGGGGCTGCCGCCGGGTCCGCTCGCCTCGCTGATCGATATCAGTGTCGCCCGCGTCGAATCGCTGCCGGAATTCCACGCCGAAAGCGTGCTCTACGGCAACGAGACCTATCCGGCTGGTGTCTGGCGCGAGACCGTCAGAACCAATGAAACGGTACTCGCGACCTTCGAGGGCGACTATCGCAACGGCGCGCCGGCGCTCGTCGGCAACGACAAGGCGCGCTATCTCGCAACCGCTGCCGGGGGCGACTTCCTCGGCAAGGTGATCGGCGATGCGCTCGGCTGGGCCTCGGTCGAGGCGCTGGCGGATCTTGGTGATCTCCGCATCACCCGCCGCGGCAAGCTCTCCTTCGCCTTCAACTACGGCAAGACCGCCGTCGATGTTCCCGCACCTGCTGGCGCGACCTTCCATGTCGGCGGCCGCAAGCTCGGCCCGGTCGATGTCGCGATCTGGTCGGAGTGA